CCGGTGGCCGAAGATTCTCCGGATGGCTGGTTTCGCGTGGACGACGCCGTGCGTTATGGCCGCGGCGGATTGCTGCCGATGGCCGTCTTTTTGACCAAGAATTCGCCGGGCTTGCGGACCAGCCCGGTGAAGCGCGGTTATTGGGTCGTCCGCCGGCTTCTGGGCGAACGCATTCCCGCGCCGCCGCCGGCCGTGCCCGAACTGCCCAAGGACGAGGCGCAGCTTGGAGAGCGGACGTTGGCTCAACTCTTGGCCCGGCATCGCGAGCAGAAAAGCTGTTCCGCCTGCCACGAGCGGTTTGATTCCGTCGGGCTGGTGTTCGAAGGCTACGGGCCGATCGGCGAACGCCGCGACCGCGATCTGTCGGGCCATCCGGTAAATTCGACGGCCGCGTTTCGCGACGGCGGCAGCGGTTCGGGGCTCGACGGATTGCGTGCTTATCTGCGAAAAAGCCGCGAAAACGACTTCCTCGACAACTTCTGCCGCAAGCTGTTGGCCTACGCCCTGGGCCGCGGCCTGTTGCCTTCCGACGAGCTTTTGGTTGACAATATGCGTAAGCGGCTGGCCGACGAGGAGGGGCGTTTCGGCAGCCTGGTGGAGTCGATTGTGACGAGTCCGCAATTTCTCAACAAACGAGGACGGGAATGAATCGCCGCACGGTACTGAATCGCCGCCGGGTTCTGTGCGGAGTCGGCGTCGCCATGTCACTGCCGTGGCTTGAATCGCTGCGCGTATGGGGTGACGATCGTCCGCCCGCCGACGGCCCGGACTGTCCCAAGCGGTTCGCCGCGCTCTTCATGGGCAACGGCGTCAATCCGAACCATTGGTGGGCGAAAGCCGGCGACGGCGGCCTTGAGTTGAGCAAGACGCTGGAGCCGCTCTCGCCCGTTGCCGGCAAGCTGAATGTCATCACCGGCTTGTTCAACAAGCAGGCGACCGGCGTCGGCATCCATCCGGGCCAAACGGGCAACCTGTTGTCGGGCGCCGCCTTGCAGAAAGGCGCCGTGCTGAAGGGCGGCGTGAGCATGGACCAGGTGCTGGCCGGCCACTTCGAGGAACAGACGCCGCAAGCCAGCCTGGTGCTGGGCTGCGAGCAGCCGATCACCGGCTACCACGAATCGAATTTCTCGATGGCCTATAGCTCGCACATTTCCTGGCACGACGCCAACTCGCCCGTGCCGATGGAGGTCTATCCGTCGCTGGCCTTCGACAGCTTGTTCGACAACCACGGCAGCAAACGCACGCGCAGCATCCTCGACCGGGTCGCGGAGCACGCCGCCCATCTCAGCCGCGAAGTGAGCCGGGCCGATGCGCGGCGGCTCGACCAGTATCTCAGCAGCGTCCGCGAAGTCGAGAAGCAGATCGAACGCACACGGGCGCAGAAAGAAATCGCCGACGAGCGGGCCAAAAACCGCGGGCAGCCGGCGCTCGTGATGAAGCGGCCCGACAACGGCTTGCCCGAAGACATCCGCGAGCACATGCGGCTGATGT
Above is a genomic segment from Pirellulales bacterium containing:
- a CDS encoding DUF1552 domain-containing protein, with the protein product MNRRTVLNRRRVLCGVGVAMSLPWLESLRVWGDDRPPADGPDCPKRFAALFMGNGVNPNHWWAKAGDGGLELSKTLEPLSPVAGKLNVITGLFNKQATGVGIHPGQTGNLLSGAALQKGAVLKGGVSMDQVLAGHFEEQTPQASLVLGCEQPITGYHESNFSMAYSSHISWHDANSPVPMEVYPSLAFDSLFDNHGSKRTRSILDRVAEHAAHLSREVSRADARRLDQYLSSVREVEKQIERTRAQKEIADERAKNRGQPALVMKRPDNGLPEDIREHMRLMCDIVALAFQTDKTRVATLLLCRDLSGLFYPFLDVRLAHHPASHDDRSEAYERVAR